In Camelina sativa cultivar DH55 chromosome 16, Cs, whole genome shotgun sequence, a single window of DNA contains:
- the LOC104751919 gene encoding homeobox-leucine zipper protein HAT9-like, giving the protein MSFDDSCNSGLVLGLGLSPTPNHYNNAIKRSTGYKLEPSLTLSLSGDPLLTVVAGADQLCRQTSSLSGVSSFSSGRVVKRERYSGEESPEEEETTERVVSDYHEDEGVSARKKLRLTKEQSDLLEESFKHHSTLNPKQKQVLARELNLRPRQVEVWFQNRRARTKLKQTEVDCEVLKKCCETLTDENMRLRKEIQELKTLKLSNQPVYMHMPASTLTMCPSCERIGAGGGRSVATTVVVDGDRAKGPFSISSKPHFFNPYTNPSAAC; this is encoded by the exons ATGAGTTTTGATGATTCATGCAACTCAGGTCTTGTTCTTGGATTAGGTCTCTCACCAACTCCAAATCATTACAATAATGCCATCAAGCGATCTACCGGTTACAAGCTCGAGCCCTCGTTGACTCTAAGCCTCTCCGGCGATCCCTTGTTGACGGTGGTCGCCGGAGCTGACCAGCTTTGCCGTCAGACGTCATCTCTCAGCGGAGTCTCTTCTTTTTCAAGCGGGAGGGtggtgaagagagagaggtaCAGTGGGGAAGAGtcaccggaggaggaggagactacGGAGAGGGTTGTAAGTGATTATCATGAAGATGAAGGTGTTAGTGCTAGAAAAAAACTTAGGCTTACGAAAGAACAATCTGATCTTCTTGAGGAAAGCTTCAAGCACCATAGCACCCTTAATCCC aaGCAAAAGCAAGTTCTGGCAAGAGAGCTGAATCTAAGGCCTAGACAAGTTGAAGTATGGTTTCAAAATAGAAGAGCCAG AACAAAGCTGAAGCAAACAGAAGTAGATTGCGAGGTTTTGAAGAAGTGTTGTGAAACATTAACAGATGAGAACATGAGACTTCGGAAAGAGATTCAAgaactcaaaaccctaaaattgtcTAATCAGCCGGTTTACATGCACATGCCTGCATCGACTCTAACGATGTGTCCTTCCTGTGAGAGAATCGGCGCCGGTGGCGGCCGTAGTGTGGCCACCACGGTGGTCGTCGATGGAGATAGGGCGAAAGGACCTTTCTCCATCTCCTCAAAGCCACACTTCTTCAACCCTTATACCAATCCATCTGCAGCTTGTTGA